From Shewanella psychrophila, a single genomic window includes:
- a CDS encoding efflux RND transporter periplasmic adaptor subunit, translating into MSISTAVSNSRVSISLLFTIFLAACQGEVTQHAAEPIVQTVTTATLTLSPSYHHTQEFTGTIKAGNTTGIGFELAGKIKLIAVDSGDSVQLGQLLAQLDTRLLEAERDELNASVLQNSADLDLAKSTLSRSLELKKQGYASEQTLDELKGQLNSLIAAQKRLKAAVYANALRIEKSSLLAPFDGVISKRSSNLGEVIKLGSAIFTLVENNNPQAIVGVPVNVAQHMSPKQKISLRVANTHYWAHIEGIGAEVNSVTRTVPVRLSLPKDSKVLNGEIAYLAYEKEINQAGFWVPISALTDGVRGLWNLYVLSSDRNQNNRETFNIERRDIEILYTKSEMAFIRGAVHVDEAYIDRGLHKLVVGQSVKPTSTSATAAR; encoded by the coding sequence ATGAGTATTTCAACAGCCGTCTCAAACTCGAGAGTTTCAATAAGCCTATTGTTTACCATTTTTCTTGCCGCTTGTCAGGGTGAAGTAACCCAACATGCGGCAGAACCAATAGTGCAAACAGTGACTACTGCCACATTAACCCTCTCACCCTCTTATCATCATACTCAAGAGTTTACCGGTACGATTAAGGCCGGCAATACCACAGGAATTGGATTCGAGTTAGCGGGGAAAATTAAACTCATTGCAGTAGACAGCGGCGACTCGGTTCAGCTCGGCCAATTACTGGCTCAGCTTGACACTCGACTGCTCGAAGCTGAGCGTGATGAGCTCAATGCCAGCGTGTTACAAAATAGCGCAGATTTGGATCTGGCAAAGAGTACCTTAAGCAGAAGCTTGGAGCTAAAAAAACAAGGGTATGCCTCGGAGCAGACACTCGATGAACTCAAAGGCCAGCTCAATAGCTTGATTGCAGCTCAGAAAAGACTCAAGGCTGCCGTATATGCTAATGCCCTGAGAATAGAAAAATCATCACTCCTCGCACCTTTCGATGGTGTGATAAGCAAAAGAAGCAGCAACTTAGGCGAAGTCATTAAGTTAGGAAGCGCCATCTTCACCTTAGTCGAGAACAACAACCCTCAAGCCATCGTCGGAGTACCGGTTAATGTGGCGCAACACATGAGTCCTAAACAAAAAATATCACTGCGGGTAGCGAATACCCATTATTGGGCTCATATCGAAGGCATCGGCGCCGAAGTTAATTCAGTGACCCGAACCGTACCGGTACGCCTTTCTTTACCGAAAGACTCAAAGGTACTCAATGGTGAGATAGCCTATTTGGCCTATGAGAAAGAGATCAATCAAGCGGGATTCTGGGTACCAATTTCGGCGCTGACCGATGGAGTTAGAGGACTTTGGAATCTGTATGTGCTGAGTTCAGATCGAAACCAAAATAATCGTGAGACCTTCAATATTGAGCGAAGGGACATAGAGATCCTCTATACCAAGAGTGAGATGGCCTTCATTCGAGGGGCGGTTCATGTAGATGAGGCTTATATTGATCGAGGCCTGCATAAGTTGGTGGTAGGACAAAGTGTCAAACCCACATCGACATCTGCCACGGCTGCGAGGTAA
- a CDS encoding TetR/AcrR family transcriptional regulator — MESVNPDVNLSRSEQKRLQILEAAIELFCGQGFPNTSMDEVAKLAGVSKQTVYSHFGSKDELFVASIESRCVVQRLAEDVFTDPSQPELALSCFAEYFGELIVSPEALTVFTTCVAQSETHPGISALFFDAGPQHLLSLLTGYFEDVQKLGVYQFDDCRSCAVRLCLMMYGEMRLKLELGLNADNLVEGRVSYLTGCISMFLRAYRSDHQ; from the coding sequence ATGGAATCGGTTAATCCAGATGTAAATTTAAGTCGTAGTGAGCAGAAACGTCTGCAAATACTCGAAGCGGCCATCGAGCTTTTTTGTGGTCAAGGCTTTCCTAATACCAGTATGGACGAGGTTGCAAAGTTAGCCGGTGTCTCGAAGCAGACGGTGTATTCTCACTTTGGTAGCAAAGATGAGTTGTTTGTCGCATCAATAGAGTCACGGTGTGTGGTTCAGCGCTTGGCTGAAGATGTGTTTACCGATCCCAGTCAGCCAGAATTAGCCCTGAGCTGCTTTGCCGAGTATTTCGGTGAGTTGATTGTCAGCCCTGAAGCGCTGACAGTATTTACCACCTGTGTGGCTCAGTCTGAGACCCATCCAGGTATATCGGCACTTTTTTTCGATGCTGGTCCTCAACACTTACTTAGCTTATTGACCGGCTATTTTGAAGATGTGCAGAAGTTAGGTGTTTACCAATTTGACGATTGTCGAAGCTGCGCCGTTCGCCTCTGTCTGATGATGTACGGTGAGATGAGGTTAAAGTTAGAGTTAGGGTTGAACGCAGATAATCTGGTCGAGGGACGTGTTAGCTATTTAACAGGGTGCATTAGCATGTTTTTAAGAGCTTATCGCTCCGATCATCAGTAA
- a CDS encoding efflux RND transporter permease subunit, producing MVKALVENGRLASLFIALLIVAGLGAISSLPRMEDPDITNRFASVITQYPGASAERVEALVTEVLENRLRRLEELKLIQSTSRPGISVIQLELKDSVQDTDPVWSRARDLIADARQVLPAPAQNALLDDQIGYASTAILGLVWKGGGEIRTDMLNRYAKELQSKLRLFSGTDFVKLYGAPTEEVLVQLDGNKVNQLNLTPASIANILSKADTKVSAGEINNNNFRALIEVSGELDSLSRIRRVPLKVDEQGQIIRLGDIATIKKQAKTPENSIALIEQEQGVMVAARMLNNTRVDLWLAKVRVEVEAMQASVPANIEIQWLFDQEGYTSDRLGGLVGSLLLGFLIILVVLMLTLGLRNALIVSLSLPLTALFTLTCMKYIGLPIHQMSVTGLVVALGIMVDNAIVIVDAIAQRRQQGLSRIEAVSATLKHLWLPLAGSTITTMLAFAPIVLMPGAAGEFVGGIAISVMFALLGSYIISHTLIAGLAGRFGVDGHQDKWYQRGIQLPQVSKLFSASLTLALKRPLLSGLLIGILPITGFIASGQMTEQFFPPSDRDMFQIEVYLPPHSSVASTRHLVEQMDRQLRDTSGVTRIDWVIGGNTPSFYYNLLQRQQGASNYAQAMVKVEDFDTANRLIPQLQQSLDLANPEAQILVRKLEQGPPFNAPVELRVFGPNLDQLRLIGDEVRRILSDTPDVIHTRATLSAGAPKVWFQVNEDASLMSGLNLTEIAEQIQMATTGINGGSILEQTESIPVRVRLQDSTREQQTKLSEINLVSTSGAGIPLSALAESQIQVSRGAIPRRDGQRVNTIEAYIVSGVLPQQVLDDAKTRIDGLTLPAGYHIEVGGESAKRNEAVGNLLSNLVLVVTLLLATVVLSFNSFRLTAIILFSAMQSAGLGLLAVYLFGYPFGFTVIIGLLGLMGLAINAAIVILAELEDQSDSRQGNIDTIVKVVSGCGRHIGSTTITTIGGFLPLIIAGGGFWPPFAIAIAGGTLLTTLLSLIWVPTMYKLVMRSEKVTDANKQDKELIASQS from the coding sequence ATGGTTAAAGCTTTAGTAGAGAATGGACGCTTAGCAAGCTTATTTATCGCCCTCTTGATTGTGGCTGGCTTAGGTGCAATATCCAGCTTGCCGCGAATGGAAGATCCCGATATTACCAACCGCTTTGCCTCGGTAATAACACAATATCCTGGGGCGTCAGCCGAGCGAGTCGAGGCCTTAGTTACCGAAGTATTGGAGAATCGCCTACGCAGGTTAGAAGAGCTGAAGTTGATCCAATCCACATCCAGGCCAGGCATTTCAGTTATTCAACTGGAACTTAAAGACAGTGTACAGGATACAGATCCAGTCTGGTCCAGGGCGAGAGATCTCATCGCCGATGCCAGGCAGGTTTTACCTGCGCCAGCACAAAATGCGCTTCTTGACGATCAAATTGGTTATGCCAGTACCGCCATTTTAGGACTGGTTTGGAAAGGCGGCGGTGAAATTCGTACCGATATGCTCAACCGTTACGCTAAGGAGTTACAGAGTAAACTTAGGCTGTTCAGCGGTACAGATTTCGTCAAGCTTTATGGTGCCCCTACTGAAGAGGTATTGGTACAACTCGATGGTAACAAGGTCAATCAGCTTAATCTCACGCCCGCATCCATAGCTAATATTCTCAGTAAGGCCGATACTAAAGTGTCTGCCGGAGAGATTAATAACAATAACTTCAGGGCCTTGATTGAAGTATCCGGTGAATTGGATTCACTCTCGAGGATCCGCCGAGTCCCGTTGAAAGTAGATGAACAGGGTCAGATTATCCGCTTAGGCGATATCGCGACCATCAAGAAGCAAGCTAAAACTCCGGAAAACTCCATAGCCCTAATAGAGCAAGAGCAGGGGGTGATGGTGGCGGCCCGCATGCTCAATAATACCCGGGTGGATCTCTGGTTGGCGAAAGTCAGAGTTGAAGTCGAAGCGATGCAGGCATCGGTTCCGGCCAATATCGAGATCCAATGGCTATTCGATCAAGAGGGTTATACCAGTGACAGACTCGGCGGGCTAGTAGGCAGCTTGCTCTTAGGTTTCCTCATTATTCTAGTGGTCTTGATGCTGACCTTAGGTTTACGCAATGCCCTCATCGTATCACTATCTCTGCCCCTTACCGCGCTATTTACCTTAACTTGCATGAAATACATAGGCCTGCCTATCCATCAGATGTCTGTTACCGGTCTGGTGGTTGCGCTGGGGATCATGGTTGATAATGCCATCGTCATCGTCGATGCCATCGCCCAGCGAAGACAGCAAGGTTTATCCAGAATCGAGGCGGTCAGTGCGACACTCAAGCATCTTTGGTTACCTCTGGCAGGTTCTACCATCACCACCATGCTCGCCTTCGCTCCTATCGTTCTTATGCCCGGTGCAGCTGGAGAGTTTGTCGGGGGCATTGCCATCTCAGTCATGTTTGCACTGCTGGGATCATACATCATCTCCCACACTCTAATAGCCGGTTTAGCGGGTCGTTTCGGTGTCGATGGGCATCAAGACAAATGGTATCAAAGAGGCATACAATTACCACAAGTTAGCAAGCTGTTTAGCGCTTCTCTGACCCTGGCACTCAAGCGCCCTCTTCTATCTGGCTTATTGATTGGTATCTTACCTATCACAGGCTTCATTGCTTCAGGCCAGATGACAGAGCAATTCTTCCCGCCGTCAGACCGGGATATGTTCCAAATTGAAGTCTATCTTCCCCCCCATTCGAGCGTGGCAAGCACGCGTCATCTCGTTGAACAAATGGATCGACAACTAAGAGACACATCGGGTGTGACCCGCATAGATTGGGTTATAGGCGGCAATACGCCTTCATTCTATTACAATCTGCTTCAACGCCAGCAAGGCGCGAGTAATTACGCTCAGGCTATGGTCAAAGTCGAGGATTTTGACACCGCTAATCGCCTCATACCTCAACTGCAACAATCTTTAGATCTCGCCAACCCAGAAGCACAGATTTTGGTCAGGAAGTTAGAGCAAGGGCCGCCCTTCAACGCCCCGGTGGAGCTTAGAGTATTTGGCCCCAACCTAGATCAACTCAGACTAATTGGCGATGAAGTTAGGCGCATCTTAAGCGATACCCCAGATGTAATACACACCCGGGCGACTTTGAGCGCTGGAGCACCCAAGGTATGGTTTCAGGTCAATGAAGATGCCAGCTTGATGAGTGGCCTCAACTTAACTGAGATAGCCGAGCAGATCCAAATGGCCACTACCGGTATCAATGGCGGTAGCATCTTAGAGCAAACAGAATCGATACCAGTGAGAGTCAGGCTACAAGACAGTACTCGGGAGCAGCAGACTAAACTTTCTGAGATCAACCTGGTATCCACATCTGGTGCAGGAATCCCCTTATCTGCCCTCGCCGAAAGCCAGATCCAAGTCAGCCGCGGCGCGATTCCTCGCCGAGATGGGCAGAGGGTCAATACTATAGAAGCTTATATTGTCAGCGGCGTGCTGCCTCAACAGGTACTCGATGATGCTAAGACGCGGATAGATGGACTTACCTTACCTGCTGGCTATCATATCGAAGTCGGTGGTGAGAGTGCTAAACGAAATGAGGCCGTAGGTAACCTTCTGTCTAATTTAGTGTTAGTCGTCACCTTGCTGCTAGCAACCGTTGTGTTGTCATTTAACTCATTTAGGCTAACGGCCATCATTTTATTCAGTGCGATGCAGTCGGCAGGGCTTGGTTTACTGGCTGTCTACTTGTTCGGTTACCCCTTTGGCTTCACCGTAATAATAGGTTTACTAGGCTTGATGGGGTTAGCCATCAATGCGGCTATCGTTATCCTGGCCGAACTTGAAGATCAAAGTGATTCCAGACAAGGCAATATAGACACCATAGTCAAGGTGGTATCTGGCTGTGGTCGTCATATCGGCTCCACGACAATCACGACCATAGGAGGCTTTCTGCCCTTAATTATTGCCGGTGGTGGATTTTGGCCCCCCTTCGCCATCGCGATTGCCGGTGGTACCTTGCTCACGACTTTGCTCTCGCTAATTTGGGTACCAACCATGTATAAACTAGTGATGAGGTCTGAAAAAGTAACTGACGCTAATAAACAAGATAAGGAGCTTATAGCCAGTCAAAGCTAA